The following proteins are encoded in a genomic region of Deltaproteobacteria bacterium:
- a CDS encoding mercuric reductase, with product MNLRKYHLIVIGAGSGGLVSAAGAAGLGVKVALVEKQKMGGDCLNTGCVPSKAIIRTAKLLYDARTGNRFGLSDLNPEINLSQIMKSVRSVQEKLEPHDSPDRFRGLGVALHFGSFRFISPYEITDGTVTLSAKRFVIATGASPFVPPIKGIQEVPILTSDNIWGLTEVPKRLVVLGGGPIGAELTQVFTRLGSKVTVVEMLDSLLIREDVEVSALIKERFEREGIEVLTGHKAVEIKSGESFELTVQEGQKEKRIPFDKILVAVGRAPNVNNLDLEKAGIKFSKKGIEVDDTLRTSSKHIYACGDVVGPYQFTHTADFQARLILRNALFPGKSKIDYRVVPWCTFTDPEVARVGLNEKEAKEKGLHHDIYSYSFKDLDRAVCDREDEGFIKVLTEKGSDQLLGVTIVGSHAGDLLHELALAMHQRIGLKKVASMIHIYPTLAEISKRIADTYQRSRLSPRTQKWLKRFFQWRFE from the coding sequence ATGAACCTGAGAAAATACCACTTGATTGTCATCGGCGCCGGATCGGGTGGCCTCGTGTCGGCGGCCGGTGCGGCAGGGTTGGGAGTAAAGGTCGCCTTAGTCGAGAAACAGAAGATGGGCGGCGATTGCCTCAATACCGGTTGTGTCCCATCGAAGGCGATCATCCGAACGGCGAAGCTTTTATATGATGCGAGGACGGGGAATCGGTTTGGCCTTTCCGATCTCAATCCGGAAATCAATCTTTCCCAAATCATGAAATCGGTTCGGTCGGTGCAGGAAAAATTGGAGCCGCATGATTCACCCGACCGGTTCCGTGGACTCGGTGTTGCTCTTCACTTTGGTTCCTTTCGATTCATCTCCCCCTACGAGATCACCGATGGAACCGTCACCCTGTCGGCAAAACGATTTGTCATTGCTACCGGAGCCTCCCCCTTTGTGCCACCGATCAAGGGGATTCAAGAAGTGCCGATCCTGACCAGCGATAATATCTGGGGGCTTACGGAAGTTCCAAAGCGGCTTGTCGTCCTCGGCGGAGGCCCGATTGGTGCCGAACTGACACAGGTCTTCACCCGATTGGGATCGAAGGTTACTGTCGTTGAAATGTTGGACTCCCTTCTTATCCGGGAGGATGTGGAGGTTTCTGCTCTCATCAAGGAGAGATTTGAACGTGAAGGGATTGAGGTCTTGACGGGACACAAGGCGGTTGAAATTAAATCGGGTGAATCTTTTGAGCTGACCGTACAAGAAGGCCAAAAGGAAAAACGAATCCCGTTCGACAAAATTCTAGTCGCCGTCGGTCGTGCCCCAAACGTGAACAACCTTGACTTGGAGAAGGCGGGAATAAAATTCTCAAAAAAAGGGATCGAGGTGGACGACACTCTCCGAACTTCCTCCAAACATATCTATGCCTGTGGCGATGTCGTCGGTCCTTATCAATTCACCCACACCGCCGATTTTCAGGCTCGACTGATCCTAAGAAATGCACTCTTTCCCGGAAAATCGAAGATCGACTACCGTGTTGTCCCCTGGTGCACCTTCACCGATCCGGAGGTGGCGCGAGTTGGCTTGAACGAAAAAGAAGCCAAGGAAAAGGGTCTCCACCATGACATTTATTCTTATTCCTTCAAGGATTTGGATCGCGCCGTCTGTGACCGTGAGGATGAGGGATTCATCAAGGTGTTGACCGAGAAGGGATCGGACCAGTTGTTGGGTGTAACCATCGTCGGTTCTCATGCCGGGGATCTCCTGCACGAACTTGCGTTGGCGATGCACCAAAGGATCGGACTGAAAAAAGTCGCCTCGATGATTCACATCTATCCGACACTCGCCGAAATCTCCAAACGGATCGCCGACACCTATCAGCGATCCCGACTTTCTCCTCGAACACAAAAATGGCTGAAAAGATTTTTCCAATGGAGGTTCGAATGA